A stretch of Aerococcaceae bacterium zg-252 DNA encodes these proteins:
- the ftsH gene encoding ATP-dependent zinc metalloprotease FtsH, protein MQNPRRKKQNNRNLGPRSPFKGPLFYLIAVLAMMGAFQLFAGNMMLNGNTSEITATEFIEKLSEDKIKSFEIQAGAGSYNIRGEYEPTAETQKTERDNFIQVLQNANTTKRFTTRVLGNDTTLAQIMKLAQENKTEVKTIAESNLEMWLSLIPFLLLIPGFVFLFSMFQQGGGGGRGVMNFGKTRSREVSKEKVKVRFSDVAGAEEEKLELVEIVDFLKNPKKYTDLGARIPAGVLLEGPPGTGKTLLAKAVAGEAGVPFFSISGSEFVEMFVGVGASRVRDLFENAKKSAPAIVFIDEIDAVGRQRGAGMGGGHDEREQTLNQLLVEMDGFEGSEAVIVIAATNRSDVLDPALLRPGRFDRQILVGNPDVKGREAILRVHSRNKKFAPDVDLKVLAQQTPGYSGAELENVLNEAALVAARFNRKHITRLDLDEAQDRVVAGPAKVDQVMSKKQRRTIAFHEAGHTVVGMVLSDARTVHKVTIVPRGRAGGYAIMLPKEDRFIVTKTEMYEQVVGLLGGRVAEEIVFNSQSTGASNDFEQATNLVRAMVTEYGMSEKLGTVQFEGNQKVFVGRQYGQNAHYSEQVAYEIDLEIRRIMREAYEEAHHIINEHREQLNVIAEKLLEVETLDRRQIKALFETGEMPVEEQKDNAEEVTPASYDDIKRKVVEESHEAVIAESEQETQVEENPYDADDAL, encoded by the coding sequence ATGCAGAATCCAAGAAGAAAAAAACAAAATAATCGTAATCTTGGTCCACGTAGTCCGTTTAAAGGTCCATTATTTTATTTAATTGCCGTATTAGCGATGATGGGAGCTTTCCAATTATTTGCTGGCAATATGATGTTAAATGGTAATACAAGTGAAATAACAGCGACAGAATTTATAGAAAAATTATCAGAGGATAAAATTAAGTCTTTTGAAATTCAAGCTGGTGCTGGCTCATATAATATTCGTGGTGAGTATGAACCAACTGCTGAAACACAAAAAACAGAGCGTGATAATTTTATTCAAGTATTGCAAAATGCCAATACGACAAAACGCTTTACTACACGTGTATTAGGAAATGATACGACACTCGCTCAAATTATGAAATTAGCACAAGAGAATAAAACAGAAGTGAAGACGATAGCAGAATCTAATTTAGAAATGTGGCTATCTTTAATTCCTTTCTTATTATTAATTCCAGGCTTTGTTTTTCTTTTTTCAATGTTCCAACAAGGTGGCGGTGGTGGACGTGGTGTGATGAACTTCGGTAAAACACGTTCACGTGAAGTATCAAAAGAGAAAGTCAAAGTACGTTTCTCAGATGTTGCCGGTGCTGAAGAAGAAAAATTAGAATTAGTTGAAATCGTTGATTTCCTTAAAAATCCTAAGAAATATACTGACTTAGGTGCTCGTATTCCGGCAGGTGTCTTATTAGAGGGACCCCCAGGGACTGGTAAAACATTGCTTGCGAAAGCCGTAGCTGGTGAAGCTGGTGTACCATTCTTCAGTATTTCAGGTTCTGAGTTTGTGGAAATGTTTGTTGGGGTCGGTGCAAGTCGTGTTCGTGATTTATTTGAAAATGCGAAGAAAAGTGCTCCAGCCATTGTCTTTATCGATGAAATTGATGCTGTTGGACGTCAACGTGGTGCCGGTATGGGTGGTGGCCATGATGAGCGTGAGCAAACTTTAAACCAATTATTAGTTGAAATGGATGGTTTTGAAGGAAGTGAAGCGGTTATCGTCATTGCAGCGACCAACCGTTCAGATGTCTTAGACCCAGCGTTATTACGTCCAGGACGTTTTGACCGTCAAATTTTAGTTGGTAATCCAGATGTTAAAGGACGTGAAGCGATTTTACGTGTTCATTCACGTAATAAAAAGTTTGCGCCAGATGTGGATTTAAAAGTATTAGCACAACAAACACCGGGTTATTCAGGTGCTGAATTAGAAAATGTCTTGAATGAAGCAGCCTTAGTAGCAGCTCGTTTCAACCGTAAGCATATTACACGCTTGGATTTAGACGAAGCACAAGACCGTGTGGTAGCTGGACCAGCAAAAGTAGACCAAGTGATGTCTAAAAAACAACGACGTACAATTGCTTTCCATGAGGCAGGTCATACAGTAGTTGGTATGGTGTTAAGTGATGCACGTACAGTTCATAAAGTAACGATTGTGCCACGTGGTCGTGCCGGTGGTTATGCGATTATGTTACCAAAAGAAGACCGATTCATCGTGACGAAAACAGAAATGTACGAGCAAGTAGTTGGGTTATTAGGTGGACGTGTTGCAGAAGAAATCGTCTTTAACTCTCAATCGACAGGTGCAAGTAATGACTTTGAACAAGCAACTAATTTAGTTCGTGCCATGGTAACAGAATATGGTATGTCAGAAAAATTAGGTACGGTTCAATTTGAGGGTAATCAAAAAGTATTTGTCGGTCGTCAATATGGACAAAATGCACATTATTCTGAGCAAGTTGCTTATGAAATCGACTTAGAGATTCGCCGTATTATGCGTGAAGCGTACGAAGAGGCACACCATATTATTAATGAACATCGTGAGCAATTAAATGTGATTGCTGAAAAATTATTAGAAGTCGAAACATTGGATCGCCGTCAAATCAAAGCATTGTTTGAAACTGGTGAAATGCCAGTGGAGGAACAAAAAGATAATGCAGAAGAAGTGACACCAGCAAGTTACGATGATATTAAACGCAAAGTGGTTGAAGAAAGCCATGAGGCAGTAATTGCTGAGTCTGAACAAGAAACACAGGTTGAAGAAAATCCATATGATGCTGATGATGCATTGTAA
- the hpt gene encoding hypoxanthine phosphoribosyltransferase, whose protein sequence is MLEKDIERVVITREEIQEAAVRLGKQLTEDYHDKDVLVVGILRGAALFMMDIIREMDCYLEIDFMDVSSYHGGTSSSGEVKIIKDLDTAVEGRHILIIEDIIDTGRTLRYIIDLLKYRKAASVKVCTLTDKPEARVEKDVYADYVGIEVPNEFLVGYGLDYQQKYRNLPYIGVLKPEVYTS, encoded by the coding sequence ATGTTAGAAAAAGATATTGAACGTGTCGTTATAACACGTGAAGAAATCCAAGAAGCAGCCGTAAGATTAGGAAAACAATTAACCGAAGATTACCATGACAAAGATGTATTAGTAGTCGGTATTTTACGTGGTGCGGCACTTTTTATGATGGATATTATTCGTGAAATGGATTGCTACTTAGAAATTGATTTTATGGACGTATCAAGTTACCATGGTGGCACATCATCATCAGGTGAAGTGAAAATTATTAAGGATTTAGATACTGCCGTTGAAGGACGTCATATTTTAATTATTGAAGATATTATCGATACAGGTCGTACATTGCGTTATATTATCGACTTATTGAAATATCGTAAAGCAGCATCTGTTAAGGTTTGTACTTTAACGGATAAGCCAGAAGCACGTGTTGAAAAAGATGTTTATGCAGATTATGTTGGTATTGAAGTGCCGAATGAATTTTTAGTAGGATATGGTTTAGATTATCAACAAAAATATCGTAATTTACCATACATCGGTGTATTAAAACCCGAAGTATATACATCGTAA
- the tilS gene encoding tRNA lysidine(34) synthetase TilS codes for MEKFIQRINQQLEQWNEWITSNTILLAISGGVDSTVLLDVMVEINAQLKEPKRLIVAHFNHNLRQLSSRDAEFVKQIAETHGLIYYSHNWANPASKNIEANARDARYAFFAEIIEREAVDILMTGHHLNDLAETVMMRMIRGTSLRGLRGIEPNYRRLLMTTEKRAVHVQMMRPFLKISKEEIQQYAQERGIQFIEDETNQDDKFLRNRVRQRLLPLFMEENPNFLVNMLALQEQLQASYRVHYASYLQEEPMLLMYSQAYKWVLYVPAFSELGVDKRRVYLTLFFEERLVEDIPTYTREAIDRVDQLIVNDRLPNSTFQLSEGWVARREYDFIYIHPKEMQDMTQVDFNIHINQLNHWHNLSETELVGLFDERYFSTAELLEMPYALRLYLKPHQLRGFYLRHRNEGDRLELNDGKGNVFHKKVSRYMIDQKIPMSEREQLWLLCDKKHEVISIVGHIASKHYRNRHPQAQCYVFLYRKLQDYSN; via the coding sequence GTGGAAAAATTTATTCAACGAATCAATCAACAATTAGAACAATGGAATGAATGGATTACGAGTAATACGATTCTATTGGCTATTTCAGGTGGGGTAGACTCGACTGTATTACTTGATGTAATGGTTGAAATTAATGCACAACTAAAAGAACCGAAGCGTTTAATTGTGGCACACTTTAATCATAATTTAAGACAATTGAGCAGCCGAGATGCTGAGTTTGTTAAGCAAATAGCTGAAACACATGGATTAATTTATTACTCACATAATTGGGCGAATCCTGCGAGTAAAAATATTGAAGCGAATGCTCGAGATGCTCGATATGCGTTTTTTGCTGAAATTATCGAACGTGAAGCAGTGGATATATTGATGACAGGACATCACTTGAATGATTTGGCTGAAACGGTGATGATGCGTATGATTCGTGGGACATCGCTTCGAGGATTGCGTGGAATAGAGCCTAATTATCGTCGTTTATTAATGACGACTGAAAAACGAGCGGTACATGTGCAAATGATGCGTCCCTTTTTAAAGATTAGCAAAGAAGAAATTCAACAATATGCACAGGAACGTGGCATTCAATTTATTGAAGATGAAACGAATCAAGATGATAAGTTTTTAAGAAATCGTGTGCGACAACGTTTGTTGCCACTATTCATGGAAGAAAATCCGAATTTTTTAGTTAATATGCTCGCCTTGCAAGAACAATTACAAGCGAGTTATCGTGTCCATTATGCCAGCTATTTACAGGAAGAGCCGATGTTGTTGATGTATTCGCAAGCATATAAGTGGGTACTCTATGTACCAGCATTTTCAGAATTGGGAGTAGATAAACGGCGTGTGTATCTTACTTTGTTCTTTGAAGAACGATTAGTTGAAGACATTCCAACTTATACCCGAGAAGCAATTGATAGAGTTGACCAATTGATTGTTAATGACCGACTACCGAATAGTACGTTTCAATTGAGTGAGGGCTGGGTAGCTCGGCGAGAATATGATTTTATTTATATTCACCCGAAAGAAATGCAAGATATGACACAGGTTGATTTTAATATTCATATCAACCAATTAAATCATTGGCATAATTTAAGCGAAACAGAATTGGTGGGCTTATTTGATGAACGGTATTTTTCAACAGCTGAATTGCTTGAAATGCCGTATGCGTTAAGATTATATTTAAAACCACATCAATTACGTGGGTTTTATTTACGACATCGTAATGAGGGTGACCGATTAGAATTGAATGACGGCAAAGGGAATGTATTTCATAAAAAAGTCAGTCGCTATATGATTGACCAAAAAATACCGATGTCGGAGCGAGAGCAATTATGGCTCTTGTGCGATAAAAAGCATGAAGTCATTTCAATTGTAGGGCATATCGCATCAAAACATTATCGCAATCGTCACCCACAAGCTCAGTGTTATGTATTTTTGTATCGCAAATTGCAAGACTATTCAAATTGA
- a CDS encoding RNA-binding protein S1, with product MSIEVGQKLSGKVTGITHFGAFIELPEKQSGLVHISEVSDGFVKDINTVLTVGQEVEVKVLSVAEDGKVSLSIRQAVDKPVENRPARPQTRRPFDKKEQGEQEPRFAKRNDMNKTSHRPSNPNASSASSSIRSNTDFDQLMSNFLKDSEDRLTSLKRNTEGKRGGRGGRRS from the coding sequence ATGTCAATTGAAGTAGGTCAAAAACTGTCAGGGAAGGTTACTGGGATTACACATTTTGGAGCTTTCATTGAATTGCCAGAAAAACAATCAGGATTGGTTCATATTAGTGAAGTATCCGACGGATTCGTTAAGGATATTAATACGGTATTAACAGTTGGACAAGAAGTTGAAGTCAAAGTATTATCTGTGGCAGAGGACGGAAAAGTAAGTTTATCGATTCGTCAAGCTGTTGATAAACCAGTTGAAAATCGTCCGGCACGTCCACAAACAAGACGTCCTTTCGATAAAAAAGAGCAAGGCGAACAAGAACCACGTTTTGCGAAACGTAATGACATGAATAAAACTTCCCACCGACCAAGTAATCCAAATGCTAGCTCAGCTAGTTCATCTATTCGTTCAAACACTGATTTTGACCAATTGATGAGCAATTTTTTGAAGGACAGTGAGGACCGCTTAACTTCACTTAAACGTAATACTGAAGGGAAACGTGGAGGACGTGGGGGACGTCGCAGTTAG
- a CDS encoding septum formation initiator family protein, translating into MKHNRENYTAQSQQKKRKGVSKIVLLFCLFIIGVSSWSLWQVIEKKEEVMMQLAQAQIDNKQAVEKNRQAQQEYQQAQDEDYLAQVARRDYYYSKPGEVIFDFGKEVKTTSNEEDN; encoded by the coding sequence ATGAAACATAATAGGGAAAATTATACGGCACAGTCTCAACAGAAAAAACGTAAAGGTGTTAGTAAAATCGTCTTATTATTTTGTTTATTCATCATTGGTGTTTCAAGCTGGTCTTTGTGGCAAGTGATTGAAAAAAAAGAAGAAGTGATGATGCAACTTGCACAAGCGCAAATTGATAATAAGCAAGCAGTTGAAAAGAATCGGCAAGCACAACAAGAATATCAACAGGCGCAAGATGAAGATTATTTAGCTCAGGTAGCACGTAGGGATTATTATTATTCGAAGCCTGGGGAAGTTATTTTTGACTTTGGTAAGGAAGTTAAAACGACAAGTAACGAAGAAGACAATTGA
- a CDS encoding RNA-binding S4 domain-containing protein — MRLDKFLKVSRLIKRRTVAKEVADQGRITINGTVGKSSSTVKVGDELTIRFGNRLLTVEISAIQDTTKKAEAADLYKIIAEERLESKVEDKDEFLA, encoded by the coding sequence ATGAGATTAGATAAATTTTTAAAAGTATCACGTTTAATTAAACGTCGTACAGTGGCAAAAGAAGTAGCAGACCAAGGACGTATTACAATTAATGGAACAGTGGGAAAATCAAGCAGTACCGTTAAAGTTGGCGATGAATTAACGATTCGTTTTGGTAATCGTTTATTAACAGTGGAAATTTCAGCGATTCAAGATACAACGAAAAAAGCAGAGGCAGCTGATTTATACAAAATCATTGCTGAAGAACGTCTTGAATCAAAAGTTGAAGATAAAGATGAATTTTTAGCTTAA
- the mfd gene encoding transcription-repair coupling factor, whose product MIEQLNQLPFREVVTDLQKYLKPEMNQLVTGIDDSARAVLWAQLFKENPRQLLIVEPVATRLTQLVEDLQALLPDVPVLHFAVEESMALEFSFASFDNQMMRVESLAALASGEPCVIITSGLGLRKRLTPVEVWRNAQLKLTVGTDIERFELEKRLAYLGYSRQTMVQSPGEYSIRGSIVDFYPLNLPYPVRIDFFDTEIDSMRYFDAETQTSIENIEEVHVLPVMDLLFSLDEQRRLLPKLRDDLAKRTAKMSDESLQQVSKRRMGDHLDALMEGEVLHHATAYLEYIDAKGTTLIDYLASDGLLIINELDRVHNRERQAFDEDNFWIEQEVLKGDLMPGLSIKLSAIDAIKHAQQAKVYCSVIQKGLGNLTFKAIHHVHFRSMNQFFNQMPVVKAEIDHWLQQNHSIQVVAPTLEEARKIIRIFEENEITPVILQESSQPIEKVVNVVVGQLSNGFELPLMKWVVLTEKELFNQVKKRVARQQNLSNAERIKSYNELEIGDYVVHINHGIGKYTGIDTIEINGVHRDMLAIVYQDNARILIPVDQIQLLQKYVASESKKPKLNKLGTSDWAKTKRKIATKIEDIADELIELYAKRESQRGYAFSKDTPEQELFEKAFAYAETDDQLRSAQEIKADMEKIRPMDRLLVGDVGYGKTEVAMRAAFKAVMDGKQVAFLVPTTILAQQHYNSLVERFADFPVKIGLLSRFVSKKKQEETLEKLALGQIDIVVGTHRVLSKDITFSDLGLLVVDEEQRFGVRHKERLKQLKSQVDVLTLTATPIPRTLHMSMIGVRDLSVIETPPNNRFPVQTYVMERNDGAIKSAIERELARGGQCFYLYNRVATIEQRANEIADLVPDARIAIAHGQMTEVQLETILIDFIQGVYDVLVTTTIIETGVDIPNANTLFIDMADHMGLSTLYQLRGRVGRTNRVAYAYLMYEPFKQLSEVSEKRLQAIQEFTELGSGFKIAMRDLSIRGAGNLLGKQQSGFIDSVGFDLYSQMLKEAVDMKRGLSRHKDSAASDSIEWDLLVDAYIPSSYIEDERQKIAVYKAIQHIESEENYRQVQDQLIDRFGEFPDEVADLLEIALIKYYGLSAGIIRIKQKADKVFVDFNDKMTAKLQGVKIFEAMQDIPVKMQVAVNEGELRVGFNIKGLAADQWLNYLKQFARNIQTMNQAEVTN is encoded by the coding sequence ATGATTGAACAATTAAATCAGTTACCTTTTCGAGAGGTAGTGACCGATTTACAAAAATATCTTAAACCTGAAATGAATCAGTTAGTAACAGGTATTGATGATAGTGCACGTGCTGTTTTGTGGGCACAATTATTTAAGGAGAATCCACGTCAATTATTAATCGTTGAGCCAGTCGCAACACGATTAACTCAATTAGTTGAGGATTTACAAGCATTATTGCCAGATGTACCGGTGTTGCATTTTGCAGTGGAAGAGTCAATGGCACTGGAATTTTCATTTGCGTCATTTGATAATCAGATGATGCGAGTAGAGTCGTTAGCAGCGTTAGCGAGTGGCGAACCATGTGTAATTATTACATCGGGATTAGGGTTGCGTAAACGTCTTACACCAGTGGAAGTATGGCGAAATGCTCAATTGAAATTGACGGTAGGAACAGATATTGAACGTTTTGAACTTGAAAAGCGTTTAGCGTATTTAGGTTATTCAAGACAAACAATGGTGCAATCGCCAGGTGAATACAGTATTCGAGGCAGTATTGTTGATTTCTATCCATTGAATTTGCCTTATCCGGTGCGGATTGATTTTTTTGATACGGAAATTGATTCGATGCGTTATTTCGATGCGGAAACACAGACTTCGATTGAAAATATTGAAGAAGTGCATGTTTTGCCAGTTATGGATTTATTATTCAGCTTAGACGAGCAACGCCGCTTGTTACCTAAACTGCGTGATGATTTAGCCAAACGAACGGCTAAAATGAGTGATGAATCATTGCAACAAGTGTCTAAGCGTCGAATGGGTGACCATTTAGATGCACTTATGGAGGGTGAGGTTCTTCATCATGCCACTGCTTACTTAGAATATATTGATGCGAAAGGGACAACTTTAATTGATTATTTAGCGAGTGACGGCTTACTCATCATTAATGAGTTAGACCGAGTGCATAATCGAGAACGTCAAGCATTTGATGAAGATAATTTTTGGATTGAGCAAGAAGTATTAAAAGGGGACTTAATGCCTGGGCTGTCAATTAAATTATCAGCTATTGATGCGATTAAGCATGCTCAACAAGCGAAAGTGTATTGTTCTGTTATCCAAAAAGGTTTAGGTAACTTAACCTTTAAGGCGATTCATCATGTGCATTTTCGTAGTATGAATCAATTTTTCAATCAAATGCCAGTTGTTAAAGCTGAAATTGACCATTGGTTGCAACAAAATCATAGTATTCAAGTTGTTGCACCGACATTGGAAGAGGCTCGTAAAATTATTCGTATCTTTGAAGAAAATGAGATTACCCCAGTGATACTGCAAGAGTCAAGTCAACCGATTGAAAAAGTAGTCAATGTGGTTGTTGGTCAGCTGTCCAATGGGTTTGAATTACCTTTGATGAAATGGGTTGTTTTGACTGAGAAAGAGTTGTTTAATCAAGTTAAAAAACGAGTTGCTCGACAACAAAATTTATCGAATGCAGAACGAATTAAGAGCTATAATGAATTGGAAATCGGCGATTATGTCGTGCATATTAATCATGGGATTGGGAAATACACTGGAATTGATACAATTGAAATCAACGGTGTTCACCGTGATATGCTAGCTATTGTGTATCAAGATAATGCACGTATTTTAATTCCAGTAGACCAAATTCAATTGCTACAAAAATATGTAGCGTCCGAGTCAAAAAAACCGAAATTAAATAAATTAGGAACGAGCGACTGGGCGAAAACGAAACGAAAAATTGCCACTAAAATTGAAGATATTGCCGATGAATTAATTGAGTTATATGCGAAACGTGAGAGCCAACGTGGTTATGCATTTTCGAAAGATACACCTGAACAAGAATTATTTGAGAAAGCATTTGCCTATGCAGAAACGGATGACCAATTGCGAAGTGCACAAGAAATAAAAGCCGATATGGAAAAAATTCGTCCAATGGATCGTTTGCTTGTTGGTGATGTGGGATATGGTAAGACGGAAGTGGCGATGCGAGCAGCATTTAAAGCTGTAATGGACGGTAAACAAGTTGCGTTCCTTGTGCCGACTACGATTTTAGCACAACAACACTATAATTCATTGGTGGAGCGCTTTGCTGATTTTCCTGTGAAGATAGGATTATTAAGTCGTTTTGTATCGAAGAAAAAACAAGAAGAAACGCTTGAAAAATTGGCACTAGGGCAGATTGATATTGTAGTCGGAACGCACCGAGTTTTATCGAAAGACATTACTTTTTCAGATTTAGGATTATTGGTTGTCGATGAAGAACAACGCTTTGGTGTGCGTCATAAAGAACGGTTAAAACAATTAAAATCTCAAGTCGACGTGTTAACATTGACGGCAACGCCGATTCCACGAACTTTACATATGTCGATGATTGGTGTGCGTGACTTATCAGTAATTGAAACACCACCGAATAATCGTTTCCCTGTTCAAACGTATGTTATGGAACGTAATGACGGTGCGATAAAATCAGCTATTGAACGTGAATTAGCACGTGGTGGGCAATGTTTCTACCTATATAATCGAGTAGCAACGATTGAACAACGTGCCAATGAAATTGCTGATCTTGTACCCGACGCACGAATTGCGATTGCACATGGTCAAATGACAGAAGTGCAATTGGAAACCATTTTGATTGATTTTATTCAAGGGGTTTACGATGTGTTGGTAACCACCACGATTATTGAAACAGGGGTAGATATTCCGAATGCTAACACCTTGTTTATTGATATGGCAGACCATATGGGCTTATCGACATTGTATCAGTTGCGTGGTCGTGTTGGACGGACGAATCGTGTGGCCTATGCCTATTTAATGTACGAGCCATTTAAACAATTGAGTGAAGTCAGCGAAAAACGTCTACAAGCGATTCAAGAATTTACCGAGTTAGGTTCTGGATTTAAAATTGCGATGCGTGATTTGTCCATTCGTGGTGCAGGAAACTTATTAGGTAAGCAGCAGTCTGGATTTATTGATTCGGTCGGATTTGATTTATACTCTCAAATGTTAAAAGAAGCCGTCGATATGAAACGTGGTCTATCTCGACATAAAGATAGTGCTGCCTCCGATTCGATTGAGTGGGATTTATTGGTAGATGCCTATATTCCGTCATCATATATCGAAGATGAACGTCAGAAGATTGCTGTCTATAAAGCGATTCAACATATTGAATCGGAAGAAAATTATCGTCAAGTGCAAGACCAATTGATTGACCGTTTTGGTGAATTTCCAGATGAAGTCGCTGATTTATTAGAGATTGCTTTAATTAAATATTATGGTCTATCTGCTGGTATTATTCGCATTAAGCAAAAAGCAGACAAAGTCTTTGTTGATTTCAATGACAAAATGACGGCTAAATTGCAAGGAGTTAAAATTTTTGAAGCGATGCAAGATATACCGGTGAAAATGCAAGTGGCAGTTAATGAAGGTGAGCTACGAGTTGGTTTTAACATTAAAGGATTGGCTGCAGATCAGTGGTTAAATTATTTGAAACAATTTGCACGCAATATTCAAACGATGAATCAAGCAGAAGTTACCAATTAA
- a CDS encoding aminoacyl-tRNA hydrolase — translation MKLIIGLGNPGEKYAHTRHNVGFDVVDEFLAKHQLSMTDEKFRADYCVWHHNGERIYFMKPYTYMNLSGEALLPFMSYFGIGMEDILVIYDDLDLTPGRIRLRQNGSSGGHNGIKSIIEMLGSQEFNRIKVGIGRPKPGWKVVDHVLQVFDEDERATINQAIDKTVDAIEHWIAQDDFVLTMNQYNQK, via the coding sequence ATGAAATTAATAATTGGATTAGGGAATCCTGGTGAAAAATATGCCCATACACGTCATAATGTGGGCTTTGATGTGGTAGATGAATTTTTAGCGAAACACCAATTATCGATGACTGATGAAAAGTTTCGTGCTGATTATTGTGTATGGCACCATAATGGTGAACGCATTTACTTTATGAAACCATACACTTATATGAATTTATCCGGAGAGGCTTTATTGCCGTTTATGAGTTATTTTGGTATCGGAATGGAAGATATATTAGTCATTTATGATGATTTAGATTTGACACCTGGTCGCATTCGTTTACGTCAAAATGGTAGTTCGGGTGGTCATAATGGGATTAAGAGTATTATTGAAATGCTTGGTAGCCAAGAATTTAATCGTATTAAAGTAGGTATCGGTCGTCCAAAACCAGGTTGGAAAGTAGTCGACCATGTGTTGCAAGTGTTTGATGAAGATGAACGTGCGACGATTAATCAAGCCATTGACAAAACAGTTGATGCGATTGAACATTGGATTGCTCAAGATGATTTTGTCTTAACGATGAATCAATATAATCAGAAATAA
- a CDS encoding L-lactate dehydrogenase encodes MQQTLSKSKIILVGDGAVGSSFAFATVTQNIGRELGIIDIDAKKTEGDALDLASALAFTAPKKIYAATYADCHDADIVVITAGAAQKPGETRLDLVHKNLNIFKGIIKSIVDSGFNGIFLIAANPVDVLTYATWKFSGFPKERVIGSGTSLDTARFRQRIAELINVDARNVHGYILGEHGDTEFPVWSHANIGGLQIAEWVKRHPEVDEEELVNIFFKVRDAAYEIIEKKGATYYGIAVALASICKAILDDNKAVFPVSVYLDGEYGQEDIFIGAPAVIGRHGIESVIEIPLNDAESERMDLSAKTLKKVINDGFALLNN; translated from the coding sequence ATGCAACAAACACTATCAAAAAGTAAAATTATTTTAGTTGGTGACGGTGCTGTCGGTTCAAGTTTCGCTTTTGCAACAGTCACACAAAATATCGGTCGTGAATTAGGAATTATCGATATTGACGCTAAAAAAACTGAGGGAGACGCACTAGACTTAGCAAGCGCCTTAGCGTTTACAGCTCCTAAAAAAATCTACGCTGCTACATACGCTGATTGCCACGACGCTGATATTGTGGTTATCACTGCTGGAGCTGCTCAAAAACCAGGTGAAACTCGTTTAGATTTAGTTCATAAAAACTTAAATATCTTTAAAGGGATTATTAAATCAATTGTAGACTCTGGATTTAACGGTATCTTTTTAATCGCTGCTAACCCAGTAGATGTCTTAACTTATGCAACATGGAAATTCTCTGGTTTCCCTAAAGAACGTGTTATCGGTTCTGGTACATCATTAGATACAGCTCGTTTCCGTCAACGCATTGCTGAATTAATCAATGTTGACGCTCGTAATGTTCATGGCTATATTTTAGGTGAACATGGCGATACAGAGTTTCCAGTATGGTCACACGCAAACATCGGTGGTTTACAAATCGCTGAATGGGTAAAACGTCACCCTGAAGTTGACGAAGAAGAATTAGTTAACATCTTCTTTAAAGTTCGTGACGCTGCTTATGAAATTATCGAGAAAAAAGGTGCTACTTACTATGGTATCGCCGTTGCCTTAGCAAGCATTTGTAAAGCAATCTTAGATGATAACAAAGCCGTTTTCCCAGTGTCAGTTTATTTAGACGGTGAATACGGACAAGAAGATATTTTCATCGGAGCACCAGCCGTTATCGGTCGCCATGGTATCGAAAGTGTTATTGAAATCCCATTGAATGATGCCGAATCAGAACGTATGGACTTATCTGCTAAAACATTGAAAAAAGTTATCAACGACGGTTTTGCATTATTAAATAATTAA